In the Oncorhynchus nerka isolate Pitt River linkage group LG2, Oner_Uvic_2.0, whole genome shotgun sequence genome, one interval contains:
- the LOC115139682 gene encoding TRAF3-interacting JNK-activating modulator-like isoform X1, which produces MEIQKDLRMRRPQMESYDQKLEQRAAKHEFLRDRNNMTTCRSPGHKLEADWKSEMQQKRQIEFQRRRQIVQAATHQADEKQSNKEAKVTMRTNRQRVPLIHRQSLISAEDLGITWPDVHSIGKATWITSPPLHGAGGKNKIGQLHSDLSQIFPQTPQQPSLRKSMDIRDKVVKQDQSGLVMLTRQLQQRNACCQTEHGYSTVKEADIVQLSEYLQEALRREDSLKQKLSLLQHTTSTLLLSHDNVWKVCCKEDKMKGKIGALESQLKICVQRLSRDGAKKLLLQSEQQRQELEEMAVASLQRVTDQKNKAQDRAHSLEMALQTAQVESSQCRERYEEERRKCTQLRTSLVQNIDHINLLQSQLEKVMGQDATLESQLLQHRHTEAELHLKINLLEDNLHTCRTQLVTWRQQDTMKQQEIVRGQQQDSIEHSLDEQFQSAMSHPSNKKQSMMEANVKRRERRCRPWFILTLFVVVMVVAILTLLLANIPTTRNQLWDLYEVLQEHTEKYLYDMTLPQHCYKPI; this is translated from the exons ATGGAGATCCAAAAAGACCTCAGGATGAGACGACCTCAGATGGAGAGTTACGACCAAAAGCTGGAACAACGGGCAGCAAAACATGAGTTCTTGAGAGATCGCAACAATATGACGACATGTCGCAGCCCAGGACACAAGCTGGAGGCAGACTGGAAGAGTGAGATGCAGCAGAAAAGACAGATAGAGTTCCAGAGAAGGAGACAGATTGTCCAGGCTGCCACTCATCAGGCTGATGAAAAGCAGTCAAACAAGGAGGCCAAAGTCACGATGAGGACCAACAGGCAGAGAGTGCCTCTCATACACAGACAGTCCCTCATATCAGCAGAGGATCTGGGGATCACCTGGCCAGATGTACACTCCATCGGGAAG GCGACATGGATCACCTCACCACCACTGCATGGGGCAGGAGGGAAAAACAAAATAGGGCAGCTCCACTCTGACCTCTCACAGATATTCCCTCAAACACCACAGCAGCCCTCACTGAGGAAGAGTATGGATATCAGAGATAAAG TAGTTAAACAGGACCAGAGTGGCCTAGTAATGTTAACCAGACAGCTCCAACAAAGGAATGCCTGCTGTCAGACAGA GCATGGCTATAGCACTGTGAAGGAGGCT GACATCGTTCAACTCTCTGAGTATCTACAG GAGGCTCTGCGGCGAGAGGATTCTCTGAAACAGAAGCTGTCTCTACTGCAGCACAccacctctactctactgctctcacATGACAATGTCTGGAAG GTCTGTTGCAAAGAGGACAAGATGAAGGGAAAGATTGGGGCACTAGAGTCACAGCTGAAGATCTGTGTGCAG AGGCTGTCCAGGGATGGAGCCAAGAAGCTGCTGCTACAGTCGGAGCAGCAGAGGCAGGAGCTGGAGGAGATGGCCGTGGCCTCACTCCAGAGGGTCACTGACCAAAAAAACAAGGCCCAGGACAGAGCTCACAGCCTGGAA ATGGCACTGCAGACTGCCCAGGTTGAGTCATCACAGTGCCGAGAGCGctatgaagaggagaggaggaaatgcACCCAGCTGAGGACGTCTCTGGTGCAGAACATAGACCATATAAACCTATTACAGAGCCAACTAGAG AAAGTGATGGGACAGGATGCAACTCTGGAGAGTCAGCTGCTGCAGCACCGACACACTGAGGCTGAGCTCCACCTCAAGATCAACCTCCTAGAGGACAACCTCCACACCTGCAGGACACAACTAGTGACATGGAGACAGCAAGACACCATGAAACAGCAGGAGATTGTCAGAGGACAGCAACAGGACTCCATAG AGCATTCATTGGATGAGCAGTTTCAGTCAGCCATGTCACACCCCAGCAACAAGAAACAAAGCATGATGGAAGCCAATGTCAAAAGGAGAGAG AGACGTTGTCGTCCCTGGTTCATCCTGACCCTGTTCGTGGTAGTCATGGTGGTGGCCATTTTGACATTGTTACTGGCCAATATCCCCACGACAAGAAATCAGCTGTGGGACCTTTACGAAGTACTACAGGAACACACAGAGAAGTACCTCTATGACATGACATTACCACAGCATTGCTATAAGCCCATATGA
- the LOC115139682 gene encoding TRAF3-interacting JNK-activating modulator-like isoform X3, producing the protein MEIQKDLRMRRPQMESYDQKLEQRAAKHEFLRDRNNMTTCRSPGHKLEADWKSEMQQKRQIEFQRRRQIVQAATHQADEKQSNKEAKVTMRTNRQRVPLIHRQSLISAEDLGITWPDVHSIGKATWITSPPLHGAGGKNKIGQLHSDLSQIFPQTPQQPSLRKSMDIRDKVVKQDQSGLVMLTRQLQQRNACCQTEHGYSTVKEADIVQLSEYLQEALRREDSLKQKLSLLQHTTSTLLLSHDNVWKVCCKEDKMKGKIGALESQLKICVQRLSRDGAKKLLLQSEQQRQELEEMAVASLQRVTDQKNKAQDRAHSLEMALQTAQVESSQCRERYEEERRKCTQLRTSLVQNIDHINLLQSQLEKVMGQDATLESQLLQHRHTEAELHLKINLLEDNLHTCRTQLVTWRQQDTMKQQEIVRGQQQDSIALPQKDQLTSCQ; encoded by the exons ATGGAGATCCAAAAAGACCTCAGGATGAGACGACCTCAGATGGAGAGTTACGACCAAAAGCTGGAACAACGGGCAGCAAAACATGAGTTCTTGAGAGATCGCAACAATATGACGACATGTCGCAGCCCAGGACACAAGCTGGAGGCAGACTGGAAGAGTGAGATGCAGCAGAAAAGACAGATAGAGTTCCAGAGAAGGAGACAGATTGTCCAGGCTGCCACTCATCAGGCTGATGAAAAGCAGTCAAACAAGGAGGCCAAAGTCACGATGAGGACCAACAGGCAGAGAGTGCCTCTCATACACAGACAGTCCCTCATATCAGCAGAGGATCTGGGGATCACCTGGCCAGATGTACACTCCATCGGGAAG GCGACATGGATCACCTCACCACCACTGCATGGGGCAGGAGGGAAAAACAAAATAGGGCAGCTCCACTCTGACCTCTCACAGATATTCCCTCAAACACCACAGCAGCCCTCACTGAGGAAGAGTATGGATATCAGAGATAAAG TAGTTAAACAGGACCAGAGTGGCCTAGTAATGTTAACCAGACAGCTCCAACAAAGGAATGCCTGCTGTCAGACAGA GCATGGCTATAGCACTGTGAAGGAGGCT GACATCGTTCAACTCTCTGAGTATCTACAG GAGGCTCTGCGGCGAGAGGATTCTCTGAAACAGAAGCTGTCTCTACTGCAGCACAccacctctactctactgctctcacATGACAATGTCTGGAAG GTCTGTTGCAAAGAGGACAAGATGAAGGGAAAGATTGGGGCACTAGAGTCACAGCTGAAGATCTGTGTGCAG AGGCTGTCCAGGGATGGAGCCAAGAAGCTGCTGCTACAGTCGGAGCAGCAGAGGCAGGAGCTGGAGGAGATGGCCGTGGCCTCACTCCAGAGGGTCACTGACCAAAAAAACAAGGCCCAGGACAGAGCTCACAGCCTGGAA ATGGCACTGCAGACTGCCCAGGTTGAGTCATCACAGTGCCGAGAGCGctatgaagaggagaggaggaaatgcACCCAGCTGAGGACGTCTCTGGTGCAGAACATAGACCATATAAACCTATTACAGAGCCAACTAGAG AAAGTGATGGGACAGGATGCAACTCTGGAGAGTCAGCTGCTGCAGCACCGACACACTGAGGCTGAGCTCCACCTCAAGATCAACCTCCTAGAGGACAACCTCCACACCTGCAGGACACAACTAGTGACATGGAGACAGCAAGACACCATGAAACAGCAGGAGATTGTCAGAGGACAGCAACAGGACTCCATAG ccctgccacaaaaggaccagctgacatcatgtcagtga
- the LOC115139682 gene encoding TRAF3-interacting JNK-activating modulator-like isoform X2 encodes MEIQKDLRMRRPQMESYDQKLEQRAAKHEFLRDRNNMTTCRSPGHKLEADWKSEMQQKRQIEFQRRRQIVQAATHQADEKQSNKEAKVTMRTNRQRVPLIHRQSLISAEDLGITWPDVHSIGKATWITSPPLHGAGGKNKIGQLHSDLSQIFPQTPQQPSLRKSMDIRDKVKQDQSGLVMLTRQLQQRNACCQTEHGYSTVKEADIVQLSEYLQEALRREDSLKQKLSLLQHTTSTLLLSHDNVWKVCCKEDKMKGKIGALESQLKICVQRLSRDGAKKLLLQSEQQRQELEEMAVASLQRVTDQKNKAQDRAHSLEMALQTAQVESSQCRERYEEERRKCTQLRTSLVQNIDHINLLQSQLEKVMGQDATLESQLLQHRHTEAELHLKINLLEDNLHTCRTQLVTWRQQDTMKQQEIVRGQQQDSIEHSLDEQFQSAMSHPSNKKQSMMEANVKRRERRCRPWFILTLFVVVMVVAILTLLLANIPTTRNQLWDLYEVLQEHTEKYLYDMTLPQHCYKPI; translated from the exons ATGGAGATCCAAAAAGACCTCAGGATGAGACGACCTCAGATGGAGAGTTACGACCAAAAGCTGGAACAACGGGCAGCAAAACATGAGTTCTTGAGAGATCGCAACAATATGACGACATGTCGCAGCCCAGGACACAAGCTGGAGGCAGACTGGAAGAGTGAGATGCAGCAGAAAAGACAGATAGAGTTCCAGAGAAGGAGACAGATTGTCCAGGCTGCCACTCATCAGGCTGATGAAAAGCAGTCAAACAAGGAGGCCAAAGTCACGATGAGGACCAACAGGCAGAGAGTGCCTCTCATACACAGACAGTCCCTCATATCAGCAGAGGATCTGGGGATCACCTGGCCAGATGTACACTCCATCGGGAAG GCGACATGGATCACCTCACCACCACTGCATGGGGCAGGAGGGAAAAACAAAATAGGGCAGCTCCACTCTGACCTCTCACAGATATTCCCTCAAACACCACAGCAGCCCTCACTGAGGAAGAGTATGGATATCAGAGATAAAG TTAAACAGGACCAGAGTGGCCTAGTAATGTTAACCAGACAGCTCCAACAAAGGAATGCCTGCTGTCAGACAGA GCATGGCTATAGCACTGTGAAGGAGGCT GACATCGTTCAACTCTCTGAGTATCTACAG GAGGCTCTGCGGCGAGAGGATTCTCTGAAACAGAAGCTGTCTCTACTGCAGCACAccacctctactctactgctctcacATGACAATGTCTGGAAG GTCTGTTGCAAAGAGGACAAGATGAAGGGAAAGATTGGGGCACTAGAGTCACAGCTGAAGATCTGTGTGCAG AGGCTGTCCAGGGATGGAGCCAAGAAGCTGCTGCTACAGTCGGAGCAGCAGAGGCAGGAGCTGGAGGAGATGGCCGTGGCCTCACTCCAGAGGGTCACTGACCAAAAAAACAAGGCCCAGGACAGAGCTCACAGCCTGGAA ATGGCACTGCAGACTGCCCAGGTTGAGTCATCACAGTGCCGAGAGCGctatgaagaggagaggaggaaatgcACCCAGCTGAGGACGTCTCTGGTGCAGAACATAGACCATATAAACCTATTACAGAGCCAACTAGAG AAAGTGATGGGACAGGATGCAACTCTGGAGAGTCAGCTGCTGCAGCACCGACACACTGAGGCTGAGCTCCACCTCAAGATCAACCTCCTAGAGGACAACCTCCACACCTGCAGGACACAACTAGTGACATGGAGACAGCAAGACACCATGAAACAGCAGGAGATTGTCAGAGGACAGCAACAGGACTCCATAG AGCATTCATTGGATGAGCAGTTTCAGTCAGCCATGTCACACCCCAGCAACAAGAAACAAAGCATGATGGAAGCCAATGTCAAAAGGAGAGAG AGACGTTGTCGTCCCTGGTTCATCCTGACCCTGTTCGTGGTAGTCATGGTGGTGGCCATTTTGACATTGTTACTGGCCAATATCCCCACGACAAGAAATCAGCTGTGGGACCTTTACGAAGTACTACAGGAACACACAGAGAAGTACCTCTATGACATGACATTACCACAGCATTGCTATAAGCCCATATGA